Sequence from the Gemmatimonadota bacterium genome:
GGAGCGGAGCGGTCGTCTGCAGCAGCAGCGAGAGGCCGGCGAACAACAAGGTCACGCAGTATCCCGGGTCGTGGTCGCACGGGGCGACCGGTCCTTGCGCCCCGCCTCCGGGTTGGAGGGCGGAGCAACCAGCTGGCGACGAGCCGCCCACAACGCCTTGGCCCGATCCCACGCCGCATGACGTGATTCACGCTGCTGACGTTCCACGCGCTCGGTGATCGCCACCGATTCCACCTGTCGCGCGCCCGCGGCGGCCCAACTCAACAACTCCGCGTTGGCCGCCCATCCTTCCGTCTCGAGCCAGCGCTCGGGCCGATCCTTGAACGCCGCACGCAAGGTGACCAGGCGAAACGCTGCCACCCCGGAGACGATGTCGCGGACCCCGGCCACACGTACGCGTCGGCCGAGGAGGCGCGGCGCCCAGCGCCGGACCCGTCGCCGCCACTTGTCCGCTTCGTCAACCTGGGTGGCCTCGCCGATCACCAGGTCGGCGCCGCTGTCGATCCGCTTGAGGAATTCGGAGAGTTCGGCAGGATCGAAGGTGAAGTCCGCCGGCAGCAGGATCGCCGCGTCGCGCTTGTGTCGATCAGAGCGGCGCAGCGCTTCCTTCAGCAGCCGCTCGACGGTGGCGGCGTAGCCGAGATGCTTTTCGGACCGTAGCACCGAGAGGGGCAGCACCTTGGCATATGGCGCGAGGATCTCGGTGGTCGCATCGGTGGAGGCGTCATCGCCGACGAGCAACTGATATTCCCGCGCCGATTCCTCGAGCACGCGTCGGATCTTCCACAGCAGCAGCCCGACGGTCGGGGCCTCGTCGTGGGTCGGAATACAGAAGTAGAGCATCAGTCGCCAGGGTGAAGGTCGAGCGAACGATACACGGCGAGCGTCCGCGCGACCAATTGGTCCACGCCGAAGCCCGCCGCGGCCGCACGTCCGGCGGCACCGAGCGCGGCGCGCCGTGGGGCATCATCCAGCAGGCTGACGATCCCCTCGGCGAGCGCAATGGGATCCCCCGGGGGGACCAGGAGCCCACCGCCGGCGACCAACGCATCGGGCAGTCCCCCCACGGCCGTCGCGACCACGGGGATGCCCAGAGCGAGGGCGTCGAGCACGCTGGAGCCGAACCCTTCGCTGCGCGACGGTTGCACCGCGAGGGTGGCACCCACCAGCGCTCCCCCGGGGCCGAGCAGATGGCCGGGCATCTGGACCACCTCGTCCAGGCCGAGGGCATGCCGTCGGGCCTCCAGGGCCGCACGCTCCTCGCCCTCGCCGAGGATCAGCCAACGGAGCGCCGGCCGCTGCGGCGCGATGATCGCCGCCGCCTCGAGGAGCAAGTCGACCCCCTTCTCGGCAGTGAGTGCGGCAATCACCGTGATCCACGGCGTGGCAGCGCCGGGGTGCGGCACGCCGGCCGGCCAGGGCGGTGCCAGCGCCAGCGGCGCGAGGTCGACCGCCGGCGGGACGCGATGAATACGGTTGGAGCGCACCCCGGCCAACGCCACCTGCGCCGCGATTGCGTCCGAGAGTGCGATGACGGCGGCCGCGCGCCGATAGCGACGCGGCGCGGTGATGGCCGTGCTGATTCGCCGCGTGACCACGACCCGTGCACCGGTGATCTGGGCGGCCGCGTCGGCGAGCGCATGTGCGTGCCCGTCGTGCGCGTGGAGCAGGGTGTCACGAGTGGTCAGGCGCACGACGCGTGCGAGGGCGCGTGGGTCGAGTCCCATGCGCCACGGCGTCTCGTGCCGCGGGACCCCGGCATGGGCGAGTTCCTCGGCGAGGCGCGTGCCGCGGCCCGTCACCACTTGCGACCAGACGGTGGGGACGGCCGCGAGTCCGCGTGCCAGCAGAAGCACCTGCCGCTGCCCACCGCGCCACTCGCGGCCGCTGGCGACGTGCAGCACGCGAGCACGGGTCATCGTGATGCCGAGCTCAGTGGGTCGAGTCCGGGAAGAGCGGACACTTCGGATCCTCGATCTGGCGCCGATCGACGCGGACGCCGAGGAGCGGGACAATGGTGTCGCGCAGGGTCAGGTCGCCCAGGACCGGCGCGCCCGGGATCGACACGCCTTCGAAGACCAGCGCACCGAGCGTCACCCCTTGGCGATCGACCAGCAGCACGCCGAAGCCAACCGGCGTTCCGTCGGCAATCGTGTCGGGTGAGGAGAGGTGCCAGCCCAGCGAATCGGCGCTGGTCACGTGTCCGCGGAGCGCCTGACCTGCCACGATCCGGAGCGGCACCGAGGCCGGGATGGAATCGGGCGGCGCCACCAGCGAATTCCCCTTCGCGAAGGCTTCCTTGGCCACGAGCGGTCCGGTCAGGGAGGCGATGCCACAGGAGACGGAGCCCCCTCCACCCCCGCCGGTGCAGGCGGCCAGTGCGAGAAGGAACGTGGTCGTGGCGACGGAACGGAGCGACATCGAAACCTCGTGTGGCCGGAGACGTCGGAATCTACATCCCCAGCGGTTGCTTGACCGCTGCGCATCGCGGCGGGTACCATTCGCCCCGTTTCCCACACCCAGCAGGCCATGGACTTCGACGACCTCAAGGCTCATCTCGACCGCCTCTTTGCCCCGCGCGCGGGCGCCAGTGCCCGTGACCAGGCCGCAGGCCTCCGCGAGGCGCTGGTCGAATTCAAGGTCGGTATCGGGCACCTCCGCGAGGCGCTCGGGCGCACCGAGGCGGAACTGACGCAGGCCCGGCGCGAGGCCGAGGACTACGCCCGACGTGGTCGGATGGCGGCCGAGATCGGCGACACCGAAACCGCCACGCTGGCCGATGAATTCACCGCGAAGGCCGCCGCGCGCGTCGACCTGCTCGAGCGCAAGGTGCTGGTGCAGCGAGACGAACTCCGCTTGGCCGAAGAGGATTACGAGAGCACCAAGCGTCGCTATCAGGCCGCGTCGCGCGGCATTCCCGGCGACGGCGCCGCACCGCTCGGCGCGACCGCCGAACCCGGCAGCACGCTCGACGACTCGCCCTTCGAGAGCTACGCGCTGGAACAGCGCGCCCGCGAGGCGGCGGTCGAGGCACAGTTGGCGCACCTGAAGAAGCAGCTCGGCGAACGGCCCCAGCCCGACGCTTGATCCATCCTGCAGGCCCTCCTCATCATGCGGGGATACACGTGAGCCAGGCACCCACCACCGGCTTCTTCGGTCATCCGGTCGGACTCCGGACCCTCTTCCTCACCGAGATGTGGGAGCGCTTCAGCTACTACGGCCTGCGGCCGTTGCTGGTGCTCTTCATGTCGGCCGCCCTGCTCGACGGCGGCTTCGGCCTTGAGCGGAGCCAGGCCTCTGCCATCGTCGGCATCTACGCGGCGTGCGTCTACCTCGCCTCACTACCGGGCGGATGGATTGCCGACCGCTGGCTCGGGCTGCGCCGGTCGATCTACTACGGGGCGATCCTGATCACCCTCGGCCACCTCTCGATCGGCCTCTCCGGCCTCGCAGGGCAGGGGACCTCCGGGAAGCTCGCCTTCTTCGCCGGGTTGGTCCTGATCGTGATGGGCACGGGGCTTCTCAAGCCGAACATCTCCGCCATCGTGGGCGATCTCTACCCCGAGGGC
This genomic interval carries:
- a CDS encoding glycosyltransferase, with the protein product MLYFCIPTHDEAPTVGLLLWKIRRVLEESAREYQLLVGDDASTDATTEILAPYAKVLPLSVLRSEKHLGYAATVERLLKEALRRSDRHKRDAAILLPADFTFDPAELSEFLKRIDSGADLVIGEATQVDEADKWRRRVRRWAPRLLGRRVRVAGVRDIVSGVAAFRLVTLRAAFKDRPERWLETEGWAANAELLSWAAAGARQVESVAITERVERQQRESRHAAWDRAKALWAARRQLVAPPSNPEAGRKDRSPRATTTRDTA
- a CDS encoding glycosyltransferase, coding for MTRARVLHVASGREWRGGQRQVLLLARGLAAVPTVWSQVVTGRGTRLAEELAHAGVPRHETPWRMGLDPRALARVVRLTTRDTLLHAHDGHAHALADAAAQITGARVVVTRRISTAITAPRRYRRAAAVIALSDAIAAQVALAGVRSNRIHRVPPAVDLAPLALAPPWPAGVPHPGAATPWITVIAALTAEKGVDLLLEAAAIIAPQRPALRWLILGEGEERAALEARRHALGLDEVVQMPGHLLGPGGALVGATLAVQPSRSEGFGSSVLDALALGIPVVATAVGGLPDALVAGGGLLVPPGDPIALAEGIVSLLDDAPRRAALGAAGRAAAAGFGVDQLVARTLAVYRSLDLHPGD